GACCAGGTGGTGCAGCTTCAGGATGTACATGTAGCCGACCGAGATCGGGTCCGGGAACGGCTCACCGGAGCGGCCGTCGAACAGCCGGGCCTTGCCGGACGGCAGGACCATGCGGTCGCCGTCGCGGTTCGGCAGGGTGTTCTCCAGCAGACCGGCCAGCTCGTCCTCGCGGGCGCCGTCGAAGACCGGGGTGGCGACGTTGGTGCGCGGGGCGACCTTGTCGGCGCCGATGGCCTGCAGACGCTGCGCCCACTCGTCGGCGAGTCCGGAGACGTCCCAGCCCTGGCTGGCGAGCCAGCCGAGGTGGATCTCCAGCACCTGTCCCGGGTTCATTCGGGACGGCACACCCAGCGGGTTCAGGATGATGTCGACCGGGGTCCCGTCCTCGAGGAACGGCATGTCCTCGATGGGCAGGATCTTGGAGATGACACCCTTGTTGCCGTGCCGGCCGGCGAGCTTGTCACCGTCGGTGATCTTGCGCTTCTGCGCGACGTAGACGCGGACCAGCTGGTTCACGCCCGGCGGCAGCTCGTCGCCCTCCTCGCGGTCGAAGACGCGCACACCGATGACCTTGCCGGTCTCGCCGTGCGGCACCTTCAGCGAGGTGTCACGGACCTCACGGGCCTTCTCACCGAAGATCGCGCGCAGCAGGCGCTCCTCCGGCGTCAGCTCGGTCTCACCCTTCGGGGTGACCTTGCCGACGAGGATGTCACCGGCGATGACCTCGGCGCCGATGCGGATGATGCCGCGCTCGTCGAGGTCGGCGAGGACCTCCTCGGAGACGTTCGGGATGTCCCGGGTGATCTCCTCGGGGCCGAGCTTGGTGTCACGGGCGTCGACCTCGTGCTCCTCGATGTGGATCGAGGAGAGGACGTCGTCCTGCACGAGGCGCTGCGACAGGATGATCGCGTCCTCGTAGTTGTGACCCTCCCACGGCATGAACGCCACGAGCAGGTTCTTGCCGAGCGCCATCTCGCCGTTCTGGGTGGCCGGGCCGTCGGCCAGCACCTGGCCGGTGACGACGCGGTCGCCCTCGTTGACGATGACCTTCTGGTTGACCGAGGTGCCCTGGTTGGACCGGGAGAACTTGGCCAGGCGGTACGTGATGTACGTGCCGTCGTCGTTGGCGGTGGTGATGTAGTCCGCGGAGACCTCCTGGACCACACCGTCCTTCTCGGCCTTGACCACGTCGCCGGCGTCGACCGCGGAGCGGTACTCCATGCCGGTGCCGACGAGCGGGGCCTCGGACTTAATCAGCGGCACGGCCTGACGCATCATGTTCGCGCCCATGAGGGCACGGTTGGCGTCGTCGTGCTCGAGGAAGGGGATCATGGCGGTCGCGACCGACACCATCTGGCGCGGCGAGACGTCCATGTAGTCCACGTCCTCGGGGCCTACGTAGTCGACCTCGCCGCCACGGCGGCGGACCAGCACGCGGTTCTCGGCGAACCGCATCTCGTCGTTCAGCGGCGCGTTGGCCTGCGCGATGACGAAGCGGTCCTCCTCGTCGGCGGTCAGGTAGTCGACCTCGTCGGTGACCTGGCCGTCGACGACCTTGCGGTACGGCGTCTCGATGAAACCGAACGCGTTGACCCGGCCGTAGGAGGCGAGCGAGCCGATCAGACCGATGTTCGGGCCTTCCGGCGTCTCGATCGGGCACATACGGCCGTAGTGCGAGGGGTGCACGTCACGGACCTCGAAGCCGGCCCGCTCACGGGAGAGACCACCCGGGCCGAGGGCGTTCAGACGACGCTTGTGCGTCAGCCCCGACAGCGGGTTGTTCTGGTCCATGAACTGGGACAGCTGCGAGGTGCCGAAGAACTCCTTGATCGACGCCACGACCGGGCGGATGTTGATCAGGGTCTGCGGCGTGATCGCCTCGACGTCCTGGGTGGTCATGCGCTCGCGCACGACGCGCTCCATACGGGCGAGACCCGTACGGACCTGGTTCTGGATCAGCTCGCCGACGCTGCGGATACGGCGGTTGCCGAAGTGGTCGATGTCGTCGGTCTCGACCATGATGGTCCGGCCCGACGCGCCGACCGTCTCGGTCTCGCCGGCGTGCAGCTTCACCAGGTACTTGATGGTGGCGATGATGTCCTCGGTGGTGAGCACGCCGGCGTCCAGCGGCTCGTCCGCACCGAGCTTCTTGTTGACCTTGTAGCGGCCGACCTTGGCGAGGTCGTAGCGCTTCGGGTTGAAGTACAGGTTCTCCAGCAGCGTCTGCGCGGCCTCACGCGTGGGGGGCTCGCCCGGACGCAGCTTGCGGTAGATGTCGAGCAGCGCGTCGTCCTGGCCCTGGGTGTGGTCCTTCTCCAGGGTGGCGCGCATGGACTCGTACTCGCCGAACTCCTCGAGGATCTGCTCGGTCGTCCAGCCGAGCGCCTTCAGCAGGACGGTGACCGACTGCTTGCGCTTGCGGTCGATGCGGACACCGACCATGTCGCGCTTGTCGATCTCCATCTCCAGCCAGGCGCCCCGGGACGGGATGATCTTGGCGGAGAAGATGTCCTTGTCGGACGTCTTGTCGATGGTGGAGTCGAAGTAGACACCGGG
This genomic interval from Streptomyces sp. NBC_00557 contains the following:
- the rpoB gene encoding DNA-directed RNA polymerase subunit beta, which encodes MAASRNASTANTNNGASTAPLRISFAKIKEPLEVPNLLALQTESFDWLLGNTAWQSRVEEALENGQDVPTKSGLEEIFEEISPIEDFSGSMSLTFRDHRFEPPKNSIDECKERDFTYAAPLFVTAEFTNNETGEIKSQTVFMGDFPLMTNKGTFVINGTERVVVSQLVRSPGVYFDSTIDKTSDKDIFSAKIIPSRGAWLEMEIDKRDMVGVRIDRKRKQSVTVLLKALGWTTEQILEEFGEYESMRATLEKDHTQGQDDALLDIYRKLRPGEPPTREAAQTLLENLYFNPKRYDLAKVGRYKVNKKLGADEPLDAGVLTTEDIIATIKYLVKLHAGETETVGASGRTIMVETDDIDHFGNRRIRSVGELIQNQVRTGLARMERVVRERMTTQDVEAITPQTLINIRPVVASIKEFFGTSQLSQFMDQNNPLSGLTHKRRLNALGPGGLSRERAGFEVRDVHPSHYGRMCPIETPEGPNIGLIGSLASYGRVNAFGFIETPYRKVVDGQVTDEVDYLTADEEDRFVIAQANAPLNDEMRFAENRVLVRRRGGEVDYVGPEDVDYMDVSPRQMVSVATAMIPFLEHDDANRALMGANMMRQAVPLIKSEAPLVGTGMEYRSAVDAGDVVKAEKDGVVQEVSADYITTANDDGTYITYRLAKFSRSNQGTSVNQKVIVNEGDRVVTGQVLADGPATQNGEMALGKNLLVAFMPWEGHNYEDAIILSQRLVQDDVLSSIHIEEHEVDARDTKLGPEEITRDIPNVSEEVLADLDERGIIRIGAEVIAGDILVGKVTPKGETELTPEERLLRAIFGEKAREVRDTSLKVPHGETGKVIGVRVFDREEGDELPPGVNQLVRVYVAQKRKITDGDKLAGRHGNKGVISKILPIEDMPFLEDGTPVDIILNPLGVPSRMNPGQVLEIHLGWLASQGWDVSGLADEWAQRLQAIGADKVAPRTNVATPVFDGAREDELAGLLENTLPNRDGDRMVLPSGKARLFDGRSGEPFPDPISVGYMYILKLHHLVDDKLHARSTGPYSMITQQPLGGKAQFGGQRFGEMEVWALEAYGAAYALQELLTIKSDDVTGRVKVYEAIVKGENIPEPGIPESFKVLIKEMQSLCLNVEVLSSDGMSIEMRDTDEDVFRAAEELGIDLSRREPSSVEEV